GAATGCACAATAGAGAGATTGCACAACCTGTAATTATGCCTATTGAACTGTCTTAGTGCACAAATTTATAGAAGCATTAATTacttatctaaaaaaaaaaaacaagagcaAGAAGAGAAGGTTTATCAAGGATAGATCTTTAGAAGTCCTATGTCTCCGAGTTTGCTTGATATTCGAAGTTTGTAGACGAACTTATCCGCTGCACACAataaaatggaatatcttctcaAAGGCCAGGGATGCAAACGTCATATTGATCGAAGAGTTCTATGTCAACATTTGAGGCAGGTGGAGTGGAGCATGGAGGTTGATGTCAATGCAAGCAAGATCAATGAGCACTTCAACTATCCGGCCCTCAACAAAGAAGActttgatgaatttcaaaatGAACTTGATTATGAAGTTGTTCATGCCCCGATATGCAATCTGATGCAAAAGCTTATACGACGCTAACACTTCAAGAGTATAACATGGCACATTAGTAGGACAGTTCATGACATAGAGGACACGAGTTAACTTTGATTGGGTATTTTCTGGACTTATGCCTTGTTTGTATGAGGCTAATGTTCCTTGAGATGAAGTCCTCCCGACTTATGCCATGGACATTCATGTGGAGAAGACCAATCAAGGAGTGAACTATCTAAGGCATAAAAAATAGCTTGTGAGTTATCTAAGGCATCAAAAAGAGCTTTACAATCTTATAAATACAGTTACTTGcaccaaaaatagaaaagaaccAGACAATTCATCTTCAACGTTTGTATGGAGCTacgtttttccttttttcttgaacttgtaaCATAAGAATTTGTATTAGAGCCCGTAGTTAGATAGTACTGAAAAAACCATActaacaaaagaagaaagaagcaCCAAATACAAATTTGAGATGTTATTTTAAACACACTCTAAAACATCTAGCATTGTTTCAGTGTCTTCTGAATTAGCCTTTGTACACCAAAAGCAGAATAACAACATTCAGTTAAGCTTGATCTTCTGCACATTGCTGCTCCTATCTTTAAAACATCTggcatttatcttttttccagATGGTCCACTAAATATATGCTGGGATGATTCTCCATCTTTCTCTATTTCTTGCACCAATTCCAGCTTCCTCCTAGCTAAAAAGAGTGTCAACAATCTATCTAGGGATTGTCCATGAGATGCATTTGAGATTGATAAAAATCTTCCACGGCTGGTCAATGACTATGTAGTACAGGAAAAGATGACTAATTGTCTCAGCTTCTATTACACTAATAGCATCTTGAGTATAGTGATATTCCCATCTTTGATAGAGATTTCCATGCTAACCAGCCTCATTAGCTAAAGGCCAAGTGAAACAGGTCACTTTTAAATGCactttaacttttcaaatgtgctTCCATGGTTATGTGATGATCCATGGCTAAGCTTAATTTGGACTCTTGTACCCCTCCCTCACCTTGTAAATACCTTTGCTACGTCCATTCCACCCTAAGCAGTTAACTCCACTTTGTGGCCCTTGAAAAGTTCccaaaaacttgtaaaaattaGATAACCTTGGGATCTCCCAATCATTCACATGTCTTTCGAGGATCAAATTCCATCCTTGATGGGTCCATGCCTCAACTACTGTCTTGTGTTGATGTTGGGCCACAGGAAACAATGCAAAAAATAACTTATGTAGTAAGCCCTTGTCTGTCCAAAAAAGAGTCTTGTTGCTGTTGTGAACCTTGACTTGACTTTTAAGAAAAGGCCAGTATGACCTAATAGATCCCGATATGGTTACACCATAATGTGTAGTAACTTTTTTAGAAACCCAATTATCCAGCTCCCCATACTTTGTCTAGATAACACTACTCCAAAAGGCATGGGGCTCGTAAGAGTATCTCCATAACTATTTCGCCTTAATAGCTTTGCTCTGGTTCTTACGGTTCTTGACGCCATCCTACCTTGACTTATACTTCTGATAAGATATTTCCATTTTGACTAAATGAAAAcctcttctcttctttctccttATTACCTAGCCCAAGAAAAAAAACTCTTGATTTTTACATCCTGTGCACAATAGCCTGGGgatatgaaaaagggacatCATATATTTTGATAGAGCATCTAAGAAAGAAGTTGTTAGGGTCAGTCTACTTcccaatgaaaaatattttgacctCATCCAGAGAGCTACATTTGTCCACCAAATACAAGCTGGGACAATCCGCCATCTCTATTTCTTATAGGATAATATATCCTCATTGTTCCAACTAGCCCAGACTTCAACTATTCTTCTTGGCCACCTTATTATCCTctagtttataaaaaaatttccataTCTGACCAGCCATTGTCTTTACCCTACTCCCCACTAGGTAACATCTTGGGTGCATATGATAGCCTCTCTTGCTGAGGTTATTGATTGTTAAATACAGCCTTTTTTGTAACAATCATGTGAAGCATGCATCTTTATATGGGATTTTGGCTGTCCATATCATTTTCCATGGCCGGCACCCAATCTGGTAATTTGAGGTGTTAAATTTACCATTAGCTGACTTCATAGAAAGTGGGCCCTGCTTATTTCCTGTCCACTTCATATTATCTTCATTTGTACATGAGCATGAGTCATGATTTTGGGTATAAACGCTTTTCGTTAGGTTTTGTTGCTTCTTTTGAGCAATTATATTATGGTTGCCTGGTCGTATCATCTAAATGGTTTGTTGTCAAGCTCTAATTAGTTATTGTTCTCTTGGAATGAACAGAACGATGCTTGATCACCATAATCTGCATTTCTTATCACTTGTCAAAAAGCTATGAAATTCTTTCATGTTTTTTCTTCCCCGTCCGAGGCATAATGATAGTTATTACTGGTCACATATTGTTGTTATCCGTCCTTGCACATGTTATATCTTTTAATAGATGGATGCTTCAAGGggttatcaaaaaattatagatTGCTGATTCTATTTGCTTTTTTCCTTGTCATGTTGAATTGCTCAACTGTTTTAATGTTGACAATGCAGGTTGAAGCTGTGGCTATTTATTGCATATGTTGTATCGTTTGTGTCTTTGGCTGCATCAGTTGGTCTATTGATTCAAGATGCGCTGGAAAAATCTGGTCCTTCAGCTTGGACAGGAGTTGCAGGTGTTCTGCAATGTGTGTGTGTCTTAATCAGGTAATTTGCTTAATATTTATTAGGTTTTTCTGCCTTATAGATCATGCGGGTAAGGGTGATTGTTGCATAAAGGTTTTTTACTTCCTAAAAGGTAATTTTTATGCACTATTTTCTGGTTGAGCTTTGTTGTTCATCTACCTGTCTTCTCTGCCTTCTCCTTTTTTCCCCCCTGGCTGTTAACATTTATTTTCGGCCATATTGGTGCTGGAATAGAAGGCAATGGTTTTGAACCTGTCTTACCAAGAATATCTGAGTCAAGTAGGTTTACTAGGTGCTCTCAGTGTAGTGAACCTCTCTTCTCCAGTGTTGCTAGCAAAGTGGAATGTTCaaattagaattctaagtaGCTCTCTACTTCTTTTCTTGTCccatttaagaataaaaaacaatacatCACACATCCTCCGCTTTGTACATTAAAAAGAATACATCACATCTATGTTGTGTCCTGTAGCTCTGCTGGTAAGCCTGCATCTTTTGCAGACATTATGAGAAAAAAGAGATGATGCTTCTGTTCCTTGTTAGCTAACTGTGGGGTTTACTTTTTGACATATTTCAGCGGGCTGGTCTATTGGACATCACACTCAGAATCTTGAGAGGACACTGGATGCCGTCTTACTCGATCCATTCTGTCAAGAAAGAGTTACAGTTTACTTGTATAAATGTGTGTTGGTTGTGCAGTGAGGCTAAGCACCAAATATAAAAACGCTCATCGCTTCTTTCTTATGATAAttatttaacttgaaaatttcatTGGAAAGCTCAAGGAAATATGTCTTGAAGTGGTTTGTTTCAAAAGACTTCAATTAGTATGTCTTCTACTTAAAGCATGTCATGCATTGTATCTTCCATTCACGTTCAAACGTCTTTCAAGATATCCAAATGGTTTTTTCGTCCTCTCCAGAAGTAAAAGATTTAGCTTCAATGGAATTTCAATATTCAGTTGAAGTATTATTAATGAAGAAAAAGGTGtacaaaatatgatataaatagtGCAATATTCTTCATTATCCCATTACTAGACTTGATGAATCATTCttgtagttattattgtatttaacTTCtacatttaattaaaacaattgTAATTACCAAACAAGCATTAAGTAATTAGCCTGGGAGCTAGGCTAAAATGCAagttattttatcatatatacattGTTTCGATAACAATTTCCAGTGTCAGTCTAGACCACAACATAGCAAGAAGTAGTTTAGTCGTTCAACATTTGAAGTTTAAAACATTTGAGTTTAGCGAATTCAAAATCAGAATCAGTGTTTTTTGGACGATTGAAGTGTACCAAAAACGCTCAATTGAATTCGATGGTGTAATAGGGATGCCATCAAGAATACTTTTATGCCATCTTTACATGTCAAAACATATATGACTACATTATTAAGATTTAATTCACTTTGAACGTTTCAAAAGCAAAACAATTTGAATATTTGCAATGAAATAACAAGATATATTGATATTTacggaaaaaaaaattacttcgAAATCAAATCTTAGAGAAATCTTTCTACTTTCATaatgtcttttatttattacataTTGCGTTACCTCCTTCCCAGAAATACTATTTGCAATATTTTCCCAAGGCCAAAAACACATTCTCCCTTTACACTCATAAAAAAAGTAtcttaaaaagtaaaactttTAATATCGGATAATGCAAAACATTAATCATACGATGGTAAAATAgttgtaaaatttattgattaattagttaccaaaaataaacatcaagtaatctgaatataaataaaataagaactaTTAGTTAccataaaataaacatttagtaatctgaataaataaaataagaagtattagttaccaaaaataaacatcaagtaatctgaataaataaaataagaagtatTAGTTAccataaaaagtgaaaaaacaCGGTTTCCCCAAATATTTCTTACATTGCATTAAAAAAGGAAGCTTTCTTCCttatatatacacttataatactaCTATTCTTCTTCATTTATCAAATTAACACACATTTTTTTCAGCAATGGCAAGAAATTGCAGTGAAGatgaaaaaatcatcaaattgtTTGGTTTTGATATCACTactgcaacaacaacaattacgATGACAACAACTAGTTCTGCTGCTACAGTAATATCTGAAAAAGATTTCATGGGAAAGAAAATGATCAAGAAAGGAAATCGATGGACAGAGGACGAACAGAGAGCATTCTTGAAAGGATTGGATTTTCACGGAAAAGGAAATTGGACGAACATTGCTAAGGATTTCGTGCCTAGTAGAACGCCGACACAGGTTGCTAGTCATGCTCAGAAGTACTTTGTGAGATTATCGGATGCTAATTCCAATTCgaatgagagaaaaaaaaagcgCAAGAAATCAAGTGTTTTTGATCTTCGTATTGAAAAAACAGAGGATACAGATCAAGCTATGGTTCCATTGGGAAATAATCAAGCAACTCATAATGTGGCAAATTACATGATGAAAAGTGTTCCAACAGTAATGCCTCTTACTTGGGTTTACATATATCCGAATAGTTATCATCATGCCTCTACGTCAATCAGTACTACGACACTCGACAAGCCAATTTCTgggatttcttcttcttcttcttctgagGATGATATTTTGGAGTTGAAGTTGTAGTTAAGAAAATATACACAAGAGTACTTATGCTttgatgttttttctttttgatttttatggATATATGAAATGAAACCATAGTTAGTTCTTGATTTTTTCAACGTCTTGTTGTATTTCACACCGATATTAAGTGACTATAAATCCATTATAGGAGTGATGACAACTTATCGACTTTTTTTACTTCTAGGTTCGGGACTTAAACGTGAGCCTTTGACATCAGTGACGAGTCTTTTGCTAGAACAATATAAACAGAAAGCAATCTGGAGTAttgaaaagcaaaaaatatgaaatacaggtTGTGACCGGAAGTACAAATTATAGGACCACTATGTACCACCTACCTCCAAAATATCTCCGCCAATGTCAACGAGAATCCAAAAGCACGACGATCTTGCACCTTCACACGATCCATAAGAAGCTTGACAATCTGTTCTAAAACGCCAATAGGCTATTGTACATGCTGCAAATGTCATGTCACTTTCTGCTGAAAACGGTGGCAATGCTTTTGGTGAAATGACATTAAGCTGTAGAAGTGATAGGCTAAAAATCAAATATGCTTAGTTGTAAATTTATATAACTCTATAGGAAAAATTGTTCCACAAGAAAGAAGGACCAGTTTTGAGctcattaattaaattgttcCACGTTTCCATGCTTCAGAAGGATCTACCAGATGAGTCTCATGTgatttcactttattttataGTATAGCTATCATAGATAGGCAGGTTCAAGGTCATGCAGTGAAAACACCGTTCGATCAGGAGACAACTTGGGAGACAGAATCAAATATGTGTGCCCGATAACCTCAGCTTTTCAAAGCTTcagacactttttttttttttttacattatgtTCGAGGACAAACCTTGaaggtcattttttttaatctttttttgaaaatcaccGTTTTACCCCTCGAGATAGTTGCCCATGTTATATTTGATCAGTTTACAAAGTTggttttgaaatttgattaaaaagtcGTGAGTTTTGGAAGTTTTGGAGTTTTGAAGACTTAAAGTTATTGAAAGTGGTTTTTGGTCAAAATCGTAGCTACGAGCATGAGAATGGAATTCAGTCAGTTCCATCAACTTTGGAATGCAGAATTTGGTTTAGGAGTGTTGTCGTTTTTCAGTTTCAGAGTTGTTATGTGGATTTGAGCCCTTGAGTTGCAAGCGTAATTAAGCCAAAAGTTGACTTTGGTCAACATTCAGAATTGAGACG
The DNA window shown above is from Solanum lycopersicum chromosome 11, SLM_r2.1 and carries:
- the LOC104644545 gene encoding transcription factor SRM1-like; this encodes MARNCSEDEKIIKLFGFDITTATTTITMTTTSSAATVISEKDFMGKKMIKKGNRWTEDEQRAFLKGLDFHGKGNWTNIAKDFVPSRTPTQVASHAQKYFVRLSDANSNSNERKKKRKKSSVFDLRIEKTEDTDQAMVPLGNNQATHNVANYMMKSVPTVMPLTWVYIYPNSYHHASTSISTTTLDKPISGISSSSSSEDDILELKL